The Flavobacteriales bacterium genome has a segment encoding these proteins:
- a CDS encoding alpha/beta fold hydrolase: MQLNYKEYGSGYPFVIIHGLFGSSDNWTSIAKILGEQFHVITIDVRNHGRSPYSDELNYDLMATDLIELLDNLGLEKVNLLGHSMGGKMAMQFANDFPDRLNKMIVVDIGPEKYPPHHGEKIEGLLSIDLSSLNSRVDADEQLSQSIPGEMVRQFLLKNLYRDENRMFAWRFNLHSLANNLEEIFSEISFNQQVIIPSLFVKGGQSEFVGEKSIKLIEANFANFELETFENSGHWLHAQEPKRLIESIIQFIKKD; encoded by the coding sequence ATGCAACTTAATTACAAGGAGTACGGTAGCGGATACCCATTTGTAATAATCCATGGGCTGTTTGGATCATCCGACAACTGGACATCTATCGCTAAAATATTAGGAGAACAATTTCATGTAATTACTATTGATGTTCGAAATCATGGACGGTCACCATATTCGGATGAACTGAACTATGATCTTATGGCGACTGACCTAATTGAGTTGCTCGATAATCTGGGGTTGGAAAAAGTGAATCTACTTGGTCATTCGATGGGAGGGAAGATGGCCATGCAGTTTGCCAATGATTTCCCCGATCGCCTAAATAAAATGATTGTAGTGGATATCGGACCTGAAAAATACCCACCCCATCATGGAGAAAAGATTGAAGGCCTTCTATCGATCGACCTTAGCTCGCTTAATTCAAGAGTAGATGCCGATGAGCAATTGTCTCAGTCTATTCCAGGAGAAATGGTGAGGCAATTTTTACTTAAGAATTTATATAGAGACGAGAATAGAATGTTTGCATGGCGTTTTAATTTGCATTCGTTGGCGAATAATTTGGAGGAAATATTCTCTGAAATTAGTTTTAATCAACAGGTTATAATTCCGTCTCTCTTTGTCAAAGGAGGGCAATCTGAATTTGTAGGCGAAAAATCAATAAAGTTAATAGAAGCTAATTTTGCGAATTTCGAATTGGAGACATTTGAAAATAGTGGACATTGGTTGCATGCTCAAGAACCAAAGCGCTTGATAGAGTCAATCATTCAATTTATAAAGAAGGATTAA
- the acs gene encoding acetate--CoA ligase, protein MLSKINSFEEYTSEYQKSISDPEKFWEDKAERFSWRKKWGKVLDWNFEEPNVRWFEGGKLNITENCLDRHLEERGDEIAIIWEPNNPSDKSLKFTYKELHKEVCRFANVLKNNGAKKGDRICIYMPMVPELAFAVLACARIGAIHSVVFAGFSAKSLADRINDADCNIVLTADGAYRGAKTISLKKIVDEALASCTTIKKSIVLKRTGEQVTMVDGRDVWLHEELEKADSFCDAEEMDAEDMLFVLYTSGSTGKPKGVVHTCGGYMIYAEYSFRNVFQYNQGEVYWCTADIGWITGHTYIVYGPLLAGATSVLFEGIPTWPDAGRFWEICDKHSVEIFYTAPTAIRALQACGLESVQKHSLNTLKVLGTVGEPINEEAWEWYNTNIGKGNCPIVDTWWQTETGGIMISPLAGITKLKPSYATLPLPGIQPALVDSEGIELEGNDVQGNLCIKYPWPSIIRTTYGDHERCRTTYFSSYKGMYFTGDGCKRDKDGYYRITGRVDDVINVSGHRLGTAEVEAAIDEHPKVIEAAVVGYPHDIKGQGIYAYAIMEQGVELGDETRREVLDIVTKMIGPIAKPDKIQFVTGLPKTRSGKIMRRILRKIAEGETANLGDTSTLLDPDVVEDIKEGAL, encoded by the coding sequence ATGCTATCTAAAATTAATTCGTTCGAAGAATATACTTCGGAATACCAAAAAAGTATAAGTGATCCTGAGAAATTTTGGGAGGACAAGGCCGAAAGGTTTTCTTGGCGAAAGAAATGGGGTAAAGTTCTCGATTGGAATTTCGAGGAACCTAATGTACGCTGGTTTGAAGGGGGTAAGCTGAATATTACGGAGAATTGCTTAGATAGACATCTTGAAGAAAGAGGAGATGAAATTGCTATAATCTGGGAGCCCAATAACCCATCGGATAAGTCTCTTAAATTCACCTATAAAGAATTACACAAAGAGGTTTGCAGATTCGCCAATGTTCTTAAAAACAATGGAGCAAAGAAGGGAGACCGGATTTGTATTTACATGCCCATGGTTCCTGAATTGGCCTTCGCTGTTCTAGCTTGTGCAAGAATAGGAGCTATCCATTCTGTTGTATTTGCTGGTTTTTCTGCAAAGTCTTTAGCGGACAGAATTAATGATGCCGACTGTAACATTGTTCTCACAGCCGACGGGGCTTACCGTGGGGCCAAGACTATTTCATTGAAGAAAATTGTGGATGAGGCCTTAGCATCCTGCACAACGATTAAAAAATCAATCGTTTTAAAAAGAACAGGTGAGCAAGTAACAATGGTTGACGGTCGAGATGTTTGGTTACACGAGGAATTGGAGAAAGCAGATTCCTTTTGTGATGCGGAAGAAATGGATGCGGAAGACATGCTTTTCGTGCTTTACACATCTGGTTCTACAGGAAAACCTAAAGGCGTAGTTCATACTTGTGGCGGCTATATGATATATGCAGAGTATTCGTTTCGTAACGTATTTCAATACAATCAGGGTGAGGTATATTGGTGCACGGCAGATATTGGTTGGATAACAGGTCATACGTACATTGTATACGGACCTCTTTTAGCAGGTGCTACTTCTGTTCTGTTCGAGGGGATCCCTACCTGGCCAGATGCCGGAAGGTTTTGGGAAATATGTGACAAGCACAGTGTGGAAATATTCTATACCGCGCCAACGGCAATAAGGGCTTTGCAGGCCTGTGGATTAGAGTCAGTACAAAAGCACTCATTGAATACACTTAAAGTATTAGGAACAGTAGGGGAGCCAATTAATGAGGAGGCTTGGGAATGGTACAATACCAACATTGGTAAAGGAAATTGTCCGATTGTGGATACGTGGTGGCAAACCGAAACAGGTGGTATTATGATTTCTCCATTAGCTGGTATAACCAAGTTAAAGCCGAGTTATGCGACTTTGCCTTTACCTGGAATTCAACCCGCGTTAGTTGACAGTGAAGGAATAGAATTAGAGGGAAATGATGTACAAGGCAATTTATGCATAAAGTACCCATGGCCTTCTATTATAAGAACTACTTACGGTGATCATGAAAGATGTAGGACAACTTATTTTTCGAGTTATAAGGGGATGTATTTTACGGGCGATGGATGTAAACGAGATAAAGACGGATACTATCGAATTACAGGCCGAGTAGATGATGTTATAAATGTATCCGGGCATCGATTGGGAACTGCAGAGGTGGAGGCCGCTATTGATGAGCATCCAAAAGTTATTGAAGCGGCGGTGGTAGGATATCCTCACGATATTAAAGGACAAGGTATATATGCCTACGCAATTATGGAACAGGGTGTAGAACTTGGTGATGAAACGCGTAGAGAGGTATTGGATATTGTGACAAAAATGATCGGACCAATTGCTAAACCAGATAAAATACAGTTTGTTACAGGACTCCCTAAAACAAGATCGGGTAAAATAATGCGGAGGATCCTAAGAAAAATCGCAGAAGGAGAAACGGCTAATTTGGGTGATACAAGTACATTATTGGATCCAGATGTTGTAGAAGATATAAAAGAGGGGGCTTTATAG
- a CDS encoding polyprenol monophosphomannose synthase — protein MKGLVIIPTYNEKENIKRIIDTVFSLNEDFHVLVVDDNSPDGTPQIVKELQAKYTDCLFMEERAGKQGLGTAYIHGFKWALKHNYDLVYEMDADFSHRPKDLIKLREAINDQNGDVIIGSRYIKGVNVVNWPMGRVLLSYFASMYVRIITGMDIQDTTAGFKCYRRIVLETIDLDKIKFKGYAFQIEMKFRAWKHGFNVVEVPIVFTDRREGVSKMNKGIIKEAVFGVLSMKLISLFTTYKQVER, from the coding sequence ATGAAGGGTTTAGTAATTATTCCGACTTACAACGAAAAAGAAAATATCAAGAGAATTATTGATACGGTATTTTCTTTAAATGAGGATTTTCATGTTCTTGTCGTTGATGATAATTCACCTGACGGAACTCCTCAGATTGTAAAAGAATTGCAAGCGAAATATACCGATTGCTTGTTTATGGAAGAAAGGGCAGGGAAACAAGGGTTGGGCACAGCTTATATTCATGGCTTTAAGTGGGCGTTAAAACACAACTACGATCTTGTTTATGAGATGGATGCCGATTTTTCTCACAGACCAAAAGATTTAATTAAGCTAAGGGAGGCCATCAATGATCAAAATGGAGATGTTATAATTGGGTCGAGATATATTAAAGGAGTAAATGTGGTAAACTGGCCTATGGGCAGAGTATTACTTTCTTATTTTGCTTCTATGTATGTGCGCATAATTACCGGGATGGATATACAAGACACCACTGCAGGATTTAAATGTTATAGAAGAATTGTTCTTGAAACGATAGACTTAGATAAAATAAAATTTAAAGGGTACGCATTTCAGATAGAAATGAAATTTAGAGCATGGAAACATGGGTTTAATGTAGTTGAAGTACCAATCGTATTTACAGATAGAAGAGAGGGAGTATCGAAGATGAATAAAGGGATTATAAAAGAGGCAGTTTTTGGTGTTCTATCAATGAAGCTGATTAGTTTGTTTACTACTTACAAACAGGTTGAACGTTAA